A part of Streptomyces sp. NBC_01235 genomic DNA contains:
- a CDS encoding cytochrome b N-terminal domain-containing protein, translated as MTADSTSPTPAPPAGAGGSDRGRFHRAVDAIDERMGIKALTYPVPEHANNLAWSLGGITAVAFVILLVTGIYITQFYAPIPQDANQSVRDLVTDVWLGSFARALHFWAAQAMFVMALLHLLRVFFHASYKKPREGNWVVGAAMFLLTFLAVFTGTVLKWDEEGYEALIHNLDVAELLGGAGIWFTDELTDRVSILLRLFNAHVVIVPGLILLLFVWHALLIKRHKISSHPEIQVPTVESPEPFTAHLRRVAAFGLVLLGVLSMLAVLVPPVIGPTPVDGIEITRPLWMFWWFFPMEEWFGVASIAWVIAGVFGLIFLVPFLDRSPRRRWRERKLALGAAAVLLLALAAITIEVWIANPKGH; from the coding sequence ATGACCGCCGACTCCACCTCGCCCACTCCGGCGCCCCCGGCCGGGGCGGGAGGAAGTGATCGCGGGCGGTTCCATCGCGCCGTCGACGCGATCGATGAACGCATGGGGATCAAGGCGCTGACCTATCCGGTGCCCGAGCACGCGAACAACCTGGCGTGGAGTCTGGGCGGCATCACAGCGGTGGCGTTCGTGATCCTCCTTGTCACCGGGATCTACATCACGCAGTTCTACGCGCCGATCCCACAGGACGCGAACCAGTCGGTACGTGACCTGGTGACCGACGTATGGCTGGGCAGCTTCGCCCGCGCCCTGCACTTCTGGGCGGCGCAGGCGATGTTCGTCATGGCGCTGCTCCACCTGCTGCGCGTGTTCTTCCACGCCTCGTACAAGAAGCCTCGTGAGGGCAACTGGGTCGTCGGCGCGGCGATGTTCCTGCTGACGTTCCTGGCGGTCTTCACCGGCACGGTCCTGAAGTGGGACGAGGAGGGGTACGAGGCCCTGATCCACAACCTGGACGTGGCCGAACTGCTCGGCGGGGCCGGCATCTGGTTCACCGACGAGCTGACCGACCGGGTGTCCATCCTGCTGCGTCTGTTCAACGCCCACGTGGTGATCGTCCCCGGCCTGATTCTGCTGCTGTTCGTGTGGCACGCCCTGCTGATCAAGCGGCACAAGATCTCATCGCATCCCGAGATCCAGGTGCCCACCGTCGAGTCGCCCGAGCCGTTCACCGCCCATCTCAGGCGCGTGGCCGCCTTCGGGCTCGTCCTGCTCGGGGTGCTGTCGATGCTCGCGGTGCTGGTGCCGCCCGTGATCGGGCCGACACCGGTCGACGGGATCGAGATCACTCGCCCGCTGTGGATGTTCTGGTGGTTCTTCCCGATGGAGGAATGGTTCGGGGTCGCCTCCATCGCCTGGGTCATCGCAGGCGTCTTCGGACTGATCTTCCTCGTACCGTTCCTGGACCGCAGCCCGAGACGCAGGTGGCGCGAGCGCAAGCTCGCCCTCGGCGCGGCCGCCGTGCTGCTGCTGGCACTCGCCGCGATCACCATCGAGGTCTGGATCGCCAATCCGAAGGGCCACTGA